In Perognathus longimembris pacificus isolate PPM17 chromosome 3, ASM2315922v1, whole genome shotgun sequence, a single window of DNA contains:
- the Pebp1 gene encoding phosphatidylethanolamine-binding protein 1, which produces MPADLSKWSGPLSLQEVDERPQHPLRVSYTGAEVDELGKVLTPTQVKNRPSSINWDGCDSGKLYTLVLTDPDAPSRKDPKYREWHHFLVVNMKGNDISSGTVLSDYVGSGPPSGTGLHRYVWLVYEQDKPLKCDEPVLSNRSGDHRGKFKVAAFRKKYHLGSPVAGTCYQAEWDDYVPKLYEQLSGK; this is translated from the exons ATGCCTGCCGACCTCAGCAAGTGGTCTGGGCCCTTGAGCCTGCAGGAAGTGGACGAGCGGCCCCAGCACCCACTGCGGGTGTCCTACACCGGGGCGGAGGTGGACGAGCTGGGCAAAGTGCTGACGCCCACCCAG GTTAAGAACAGACCCAGCAGCATTAACTGGGATGGTTGTGACTCTGGAAAACTGTACACCTTGGTCCTGACAGACCCGGATGCTCCCAGCAGGAAGGACCCCAAGTACAG GGAGTGGCACCATTTCCTGGTGGTCAACATGAAGGGCAACGATATCAGCAGTGGAACTGTCCTCTCCGATTACGTGGGCTCCGGGCCTCCCAGTGGCACAG GCCTGCATCGCTACGTGTGGCTGGTATACGAGCAGGACAAGCCTCTGAAGTGTGACGAGCCTGTTCTCAGCAACCGCTCTGGGGACCACCGTGGCAAGTTCAAGGTGGCAGCCTTCCGCAAGAAGTATCACCTGGGCTCCCCTGTGGCTGGCACCTGCTACCAGGCCGAGTGGGATGACTATGTCCCCAAGCTGTACGAGCAGCTGTCTGGGAAGTAG